In Cryptomeria japonica chromosome 1, Sugi_1.0, whole genome shotgun sequence, the sequence ATGTTGAAATCTTATACTGATGCAAATTGTCTTATAAGAATTGATACCTGGAAGAGTACTAATGGTGGTGCTTTCCTTTTAGGAGATAGATTGGCCTCCTAGTTTAGTAAGAAATAGAAGTGAATTTCTTCATCCCCTATTGAAGAAGAGTATATTGTAGCAACATTTTGTTGTACTCATGAAATATTGATGAGACTGactcttaaaaatatcaaagtaaCATATGATGAGGAAATTCATATTATGTGTGACACTACAATTGCAATAAatgtttcaaaaaatcttgttatgcattcaagaacaaaacacatttaaaTCAAATATCAATACTTAAGGGAGAAGGTTTGTGAGAAGAAAGTTCAGTTGGAATGTATTTCTACAAAAGAATAGgttacaaatattttcactaaggaaTTGGGAAAGGAAACATTTGAGTTTATTCAGGAGAATcttggggttattgcccctccttcgtCTGACTAGGTGCATTATGAGGGTGTATCTTTCTATGGAGAGATTTCATGACTATTTATTTTCCTGGATTGATGTTGTGGTTTCTCTTAGGAGGAGCAATGAACTATGTGTTGGTGTTGTGGCATTTGTCTTCGATgaaaaagggggagagaaaaaaaaatttgttttgcaaATTGGTCGAGTGTTTAGAATggtcaagtgtttccatcaatgccaaagggggaagtTGTTGGGAGTATGTGTTGTTGtcgttatcattgatgccaaacttgTTGTTATAGATAATTATTAGCTCAAAAATTCTTCTAATGCATAAATATGTTGTTGTATTGGTGTTGCAGTTATTCTATTGGTCATTTGGGAAGTGTCCAGGTTTAGGAAGTGTTGTTTATATTTCTTggtgttgttatcttctttggttatgtttttggcaAAGTGGAtattctatttttgttgatttggaAATATCTTTGTCTTCTCTAGATGTTATGGTATATTCTCATTGTTGGTTGTGTCATTTTGTGTTAATATTACTTTTTGgtctggatatgatttgtggaaggtacttcgatgtgttatgggtctcactgtagcatgtggagatcccgataagagtaatttgcattggagaatatgttttgcCCCATCAATTATTTATTTGGATATTTTATGTGTTGGAATGATGTGGTTTATGTTCTAGTTTAGGCAGATCAATGGATTGAgcttaggaagatgtgttttggtcccttcTTTCTTCTAGAGTGGCTCAACATGTGTGTTTTTTATCTAGAAGGTATATTTTGTTTCAAGGTGACTTGGCTTAGGTTTTGATGATCTCTCCTGTATATAAAGAATGTATCTAACTCAATTGTGTGTAAGCATGGCAAAGAGGTAGAGATAGTCCACCAAGTTTAGTGAAGAGCAGTGAAGAAGaattgtgtttgaatgatatgcaatttATTTGAGACTATCATATGATTATAAGATAGTGTGTTGACATATGACGTCTgatttgtgtgtgttgatgttggtcacttaaTATAGAGTTCAAGGACATCTTCATGATTAGGAGACCCgtattttcaaatcattttgttgTGTCTTTCCCTGTTGTAGTTagcatcatcttttcatgtcacttttgtatcttgccccaagatcAGTTATCCTTGGTCTACAAGTTTGGAGTAGTCAGCTCTTTCATTGTAATTtgatatatatagtagataaattttGTGGGTAGgcgcccaccatggtttttccttgttttgggtttttcacgtataaaattttggtgttgatatatttatgttgttgtttaagtgttgtaagttactacattaattttggtttagattgattcatcccccctatcaatcctaccttgggttcaacaaaatGTTCTATGTATACTATAAGCTCATttgaaaacccaaaaaaaaaatcattacattTTAAAAAAATGGATCCCAAATTTCCTTCTTTATATATTTCAATGACTTATTAACATACATCACTCTAATGTTTGTATTCATTCCTAGGTCTACAACTTCGATGTCTTTTTATTGATACTATTTCTTCTTGTTTTGTAACAATCATCATTATCAAATGTGCACTCTAAATAAACAAGATGTCTTGGAAGAGGATTTATCTTTAGCTATATAATCTAATTTTAAAAGAGGTCATCTTTCATATCTGAAAATTTAGTATAGTTTTCCAATCAGCGAGTGAATTTCAAAATGATATACCAATATAAGAGCCCATAAATCTTTTAGTCATGGAGAAAAGCTTTCTAAGTTCAGATTTCAAGAGGAATAATTTTAGCATTATCGACATGCAATCACAATGTTGATGAAGTATCAAAATTTGGGACCAATATTAAAATAGATGTTAACTATTAAATTATCCTTTACATCCACCTATTTATTGTTCAAAGAAAGTAAACATATCAATTGTAATCCAGAAAATATTCTTATATattcttattttatttacattaGCAGCATAGTTGTAAACTATAATACAATTAGTTATGAGTCATCGTGAAACATCAAACACTAGAATATATACCTAGATGCCATATTTATGCCAAATACCAAGGATTCATATCCGACCATATTATTTTTCCACTCAAAGTTGAGCCTGAATTGGATGTTATAGTTTAAATCATCTAGATACATTAGGAAAATACCCACACTATTGTTGTCTTTCTAACATAAATCATCAATGTGTATTTTTCGAAAGCTGTAATTGTAGAACTTTGAGGTTGTTAATGTAAATTACCATGAATTTAAGTttcaaaaatattaatataatacccCACAAAGAAACTTGCCTTCATGTGTATAAAAGATAACTCGTCATTAAGATGCATTTAAGAATTTTATTTAGTTTATGTAATTTAATCTCTTTCCCTTTTTTTTAGGAATTGGGTAAAAGTTAATAATtactttaatttaaaaaaattaaatgatcattacgtataatttttcaattttgatcaccTAAAATTAATATATCTTTTTATTCTaaaacattaaatcaacaaattttattataaatattgaAATGCAATCAACTAGAAAATTATTTCCCTTTATcaaaaatattaaacattaaatcaacaaattttATTATAACTATTGAAATGCAATCAAGTAGAAAATTATTTCCCTCTACATTTTAGAGTATTAATTACTATGGTGAAACTACATAAATCTGAATTTCACATAGTTTTACTTTGCAAATATTGCAAGGCACAAACTCGAAAATAGAATAGCGAAAAGTGAAACAGACAGAAATGGAAGTACGGATTATCTTCGTAGTATCCAAGCTCAACTCTACTCTACTCTACCAGAAAATATGCATTCTCTGATTCCATTGTAAGCACCCATAGGAACGGTATTCATTATATGGCCATGTCACTTGACAATTTTGAGCACGATCTGCAATTTTAAGGAGAATGGTAAATGGTCAAATGACGGGTTATAAATTATTAGATGTTTTCATTCTGTTAGATAGAAATACTATTGGGCACTCCCCGGCCTGTAAGACCACCTGATTTCGATAAATCAGTAGTGTCAGGGTAAAGTAAAGTATAAGGAACTTTTGCAGGTCCAACCCTGTTCTTATAAACTTCACAGTTATTATTTCTGTCGATTATATTCCTCTCAATCTTTGTCATGTTTGCTGAAAACCTCGCGAACGCTTCTTCCACACGTGGGTCATCTACTCTGTCCATAGTAGACCCCTGCAACTGTCCCACGTATACCTCATGTTTAGAATGCTTTGACAAAATTTCCAAAACAGCCATGATGATGGTTGCCTGCGTTGGAGTAGACACAGTCTTGAGGAAAAATGCATCTGGGTCCTTAAGGAGTTCATCATATTCAGGAGTTCCTTTCTCTGGAACCAAGCGCCTGCTCATGGTGGGCAAATTGGGCATGTAACCTCCATAGGAGTATTGCCCAAAGTTTACAGCAGCATGGTGAGCAGATGCAGTCCAAATGATAGTTGCCACTATTTGGACTGCTTCATTCAAAGATTCCATCTTGTACCATCTACTGGGATCGTCCTTGAGGTCTCCATGCCCCACATTTACTATTTCCTTCCACCAAGCCTGCAATTCCTTATCCTCTTTTACTGTGATATCATCCTTGTAGTACAGGGACAAGTAATCTGAAACCCATTGCTTTATGGCAAACCATATTTCAATGCCGTCTACAGCATATGGATAGTCCTCGATCACAAGCTTCAAACCATTCGGTGCGTTTGGATCCCGGACTGCCATTCCCCTGCACGGTACATGTTAAATGAAAGATTCAAATTAATCAGGCCTTTAAGTTAAATTGGGTCAAGCTAAAACTTGAAGTGAACAATGAAATTGGTGTATCACTTACCTTTTAATTAGGTCAGCTTCTAATCCTTGCTCATTGAATTTCCACTGTTTGTAGGCTTTAGATGACAGTTCCATACAATATCTGCCAGGGGTAAAGCCTTGTTCAATAATACCCGATGCATTTATCAAGCTCTGGCGAGCAGCCTGATTGATGTCCATGGTATCGAGGAAATGGGGTATCAATAATTTGTATACTGGGTGCATTTTACTTAGTTGTCTGTGGGTAGCTATAATGAAAGGTTCTGTGACACAATGAGTTCTTAGCCTGCAGTAAGTTACAAAACAAAAGTTTTCCTAAGTTCGTAGCTGGTTAGCCAATGTTATGCCTCTACCATCAGTATGAGTGATATTAATCCTGGGTGATTTAACTAAAATCCAAATAGTCGTTAAGATGCTTAATGAAAGATTGTGGGTGAGAAATAGCAATAGAGCATACCAGTGGCTGATGACCTGATGGTAAGCTGCACCATTGACTCTAGCATGGGCTTTGGCCAGCTGCCAAACTGCTCCTTCTTCTGTCCCATATTCGCCTGGTGTAAAAACTTTTCTTAGGGCTGCTTTCTCATCAATTGGTGGCAAACACAGCTCTATGGCGACTGGCTTTAATGTTCCTTCCTTGGTGAGAAAAAAAACCGTGCGGCTTGCATATGCTTTCACATCTTCCGAAAGCTTATTGATGCGTTCGATGTAGGGCATATAAGCATGATAGTAGTCCACAATAAACAACCTTTTCAATGCAGTGGCCTGTAATTTTTACATCAAATTTCATTATACTTTTATAACGCcgataaaacaagattatttttttgAGGACAGAAATTACTTGATCCACAGAAAGGCCTTCAAGGTTGTGTTCTATGTGTTGGGCTGCTATGAAACTCTTCTGTGGGCCGTACACCTTTTCATCTAAGCTACTGGAGGGAGGAAATTTCTGTTGGAAAACAGCATATGATGCTATTTCAGTCCATCAAGAACGGTGAAAGGGAAGAGTTTTGGAGTTTGAGAGTTAGGGTTACCTCTAGGCACTGAATCACCAGTGGATTCACGCCTGCAAGTGTTTGGCGTGCAAACTCCTCGTCGGTTCTCCATGCAAGCTCATCAACTGCAGCACACACCATCACTCCAATTCCATTTCTTTAGGGTTAGATTATTTAATCTAAATTACAACTAATGCACGTATGTTAACTTTACCTTCGACAATTTGTGGACGGCTGAAATTTATGAGCTCAAGGCTTTCCGTCAGATCGTCGACGAGTCCCTGGATAAAGTGGAGTGGGTTATTAACTTGACGGAGTTTCCAGCGACAGTTATAGGCGCTTTTCAATCCCCGTTTGTAAAGCTCACTGACTCCCTCGAATGATTCGAAGGCGTAGTCGAAGAGATTAGAGAGAGTGGGAATTATCGCGTTAGAAACTGCCGTGATTATGTGAGCCCCAAAGTCAGAAAAGTCTGTGTAAGGAAACCTTTCGTCCGGCGGTACAAAGATGGAGCTTGTTCGGGTCTCGAATTCTGGGGCTGCAAAAGATTATTTAATGAAAAATTTTATTACCATTCCATTCTAAACAGATTTATAAGCACATTGTACTAATAAAGTACTGAACATGTATACCGGTTTCCGCGCGTGGACGACCAGTTCTACATCTCCTGGGATAAGGGAATTCCTGCGATCCACCCAGCACTTCCCTCCGTAGCTCTAGATCTTTCTCTGGCTGCCCAATATCGTTGTAGACGTCATAATCGTATATCAGATCAGACACCTTCCTTTCTCCCGTTCCGTCTCCTCGGAGGGATATCAAATCTAACTCCCTGAACTTCCTCAAACCCACTGGGGTTTCCTCCGGAAGAAAGCTCTGATAATATACATTTATGTCATTCCTTTGCCCATTAATTACCCATGTTAGATATCGATCAAGATTTGCTTATAATATGAAATGTATGGCACACCTTATTGGCGAAGAAAACACGGTCATTAGGGTTGAGCGGAGAAGGGGTTATCCATGAATTACATTGAAAACGAACTTTCCTCTGATCAGGAATGGATATGGTGAGCGATATCAGAAAGAACTCTCGGCTGTGCATATTTTTTATGACAAATGCACCCGGAAAACCAAGCGCAGAGTTCCACTTAAAGTCGACTGTGTAGCGTGTCTCCCTCGAAACGGGTCCGTCCCATGGATTCCACTTTAGATACGAAGGCTGCCCAACAGTTTTTCCCAATCCCGTTTCTACACATAACCATCAATAATCAATATTTTAACTTACATTGAGTGTTTATACCCTGCAAATAATACaaatcataaactctaatttggATACAAGTTGTGAATATCTATGTTGATTTATCAGAACAGCAAATTAGTATTGGATTCAGGGGAGGAATCTAAATTAGAGAAGCCCTTTCCATAGAAATTTTAACCATTGATTTTAAAAGCAGTTTTGTAAAAAAACAGAATACCCGGATCAATTTGATCGCTGCTCACGAGCTGAAGAGAAACTTTTTTCCCCATCAACTCAGAAGCTTCGTCAGCCAGTGTTGCAGAGTAGTCTGTAAGGTTGAGAAAAGCAACCTTCTGCAGTACTACTTCACCATTAATCTCATATTCCTTAATGCGCTCTACTGTGACACTTTCAGTTTCAGCACTTCTATTTATGGACGTAGATTTTCCAGCGACTTTCCTAGATCTCGAAACCCCTCTCCGCAATGCCATGAAAGAAGAACTAGTGCGCAATGAAGGGAGAGAAAAAAAACGAGTCTGGTATGATTTATCAATCCCTAAGACTTGCACAGGTAAATTGGCGGAAATAAATCTATAGCTACCTACTTGAGCATTCTTCTCTAATAACAAAATTTTGCTGCTCAAGACCCTAATTGAATCCATAATATTTGCTTTTCTCAGTTATTCCCTCCTATATTTTTGGCTCTGATAAACAATGGAGATAGTGGATTTTTCTTAGTCTCTTTTGATCTACTGATAGTTTTCCAGAATTTTCTGGGAAGCAAGTTCACGCGTTTGATGTGAAATCTAATAGAAGAATTCAAACCCATGTGGATTTCCAGTCGTACAATATGCTTTTCAGCTAGTTTATAAATATAATTATGGTTCACTATTTGCCtattgaattatttaaataaaataaaataatattattttaattattattctaAACAATTAGAAATTTAATTGtgttttttaatatatttacaTAATATTAACTAGAAACCGCACCTTGGTGTGCAAGGGGTACACCAAAGAGGTGTAAAAGGTTAACAAGGAAATAAAGTTGTCTATTTTTAGCATATATTTATgcaatacatgaggtcaattacAAGACACTTtagtaaatattttttttgtaCAACAAATGTTTCAATGGAGAAGAGATAGCTTCAAATCAATAATGCATCCACTTACATGGATCCAAAAGTAACTTAAGAAAACCGCTAAATTAGTTAGATAATTGGACTCCATTACAAAACATGCTATT encodes:
- the LOC131050771 gene encoding linoleate 9S-lipoxygenase, which codes for MDSIRVLSSKILLLEKNAQVGSYRFISANLPVQVLGIDKSYQTRFFSLPSLRTSSSFMALRRGVSRSRKVAGKSTSINRSAETESVTVERIKEYEINGEVVLQKVAFLNLTDYSATLADEASELMGKKVSLQLVSSDQIDPETGLGKTVGQPSYLKWNPWDGPVSRETRYTVDFKWNSALGFPGAFVIKNMHSREFFLISLTISIPDQRKVRFQCNSWITPSPLNPNDRVFFANKSFLPEETPVGLRKFRELDLISLRGDGTGERKVSDLIYDYDVYNDIGQPEKDLELRREVLGGSQEFPYPRRCRTGRPRAETAPEFETRTSSIFVPPDERFPYTDFSDFGAHIITAVSNAIIPTLSNLFDYAFESFEGVSELYKRGLKSAYNCRWKLRQVNNPLHFIQGLVDDLTESLELINFSRPQIVEVDELAWRTDEEFARQTLAGVNPLVIQCLEKFPPSSSLDEKVYGPQKSFIAAQHIEHNLEGLSVDQATALKRLFIVDYYHAYMPYIERINKLSEDVKAYASRTVFFLTKEGTLKPVAIELCLPPIDEKAALRKVFTPGEYGTEEGAVWQLAKAHARVNGAAYHQVISHWLRTHCVTEPFIIATHRQLSKMHPVYKLLIPHFLDTMDINQAARQSLINASGIIEQGFTPGRYCMELSSKAYKQWKFNEQGLEADLIKRGMAVRDPNAPNGLKLVIEDYPYAVDGIEIWFAIKQWVSDYLSLYYKDDITVKEDKELQAWWKEIVNVGHGDLKDDPSRWYKMESLNEAVQIVATIIWTASAHHAAVNFGQYSYGGYMPNLPTMSRRLVPEKGTPEYDELLKDPDAFFLKTVSTPTQATIIMAVLEILSKHSKHEVYVGQLQGSTMDRVDDPRVEEAFARFSANMTKIERNIIDRNNNCEVYKNRVGPAKVPYTLLYPDTTDLSKSGGLTGRGVPNSISI